TCTCCGTCGTTCAAATCGCCGACAAGAGAGATTAGACGAGGTCGTGATTTACTTTCGAGAGAAGAGTGGGTGGTTCTGAGGAAAGCACGGTATGTCCGATTAAGCTTTCGATGGAGGATCACCGGAGAGGAAGGCGGTTTGACGTGGGTTTCGAGATCCGGCGTAAACAAGGTTTGGTGAGGTGGCTCAGGAGGCGTTTCGAGGCGGAGAAGATCAGGTTGAGGCGGTTTTGCGACGCGTGTCGATCCGAGGGAGTAGATGCTTCCACGTGTCCTGCAACCTGCTTCCTTGATGCGCGTTCTCCAGCCGGCGTCGGTCGGGTCTGAGTGGTGTGGGCCGCGGACCTGTCTTAAGTGTTTACATTGTAGCCCGTATGTGTTGGGCTTCTTGTTGTCTTATGTATTTGGGCTTTGGGCCGgttttattcaataaaaaaacttaatttgggaaaaaaaaaagaaatagagaAATTGCAGAGCTCCAGCAGAAGaaagacaacaacaaaaaagaacTAACTCAGAGTTAGTTAGCTTTGCCCTCATCATCACCGAACCTAACTTCGATTCTAAATTAAACCCATCCTATCTTCAGCCTAATGtacagaagaagaaaataaatgatGCTTCTAGCTGTCCTTGTTCCTCTGTAACGCACTCAATCTCTGATCTGCAAAGATATTGTTCAAAGGAACAGATTTAGACATAGATGCAATGGATTCACCTGTTGTTGCGTAAACTAGTGGTTCAATCACAAGGACTTAAAAGCCCACCTTTGTTTTTTCTGTACCTATGTCTCTCCAGGTCCGGTCTTGGTAGCTTCAACATCAATCGATACGGCATTTCTAGATTCTAAAGAAGCTTCATCTGTTTGAGCAACTGAAGATGGGTTTACTGCATTCACAGTGCCCTGCACACAGATTTTCAGTGTTTTCCATTAAGTAAAACGCATAATCAGGCATCTCAAGAGAGAAATAGTATTAAAATCACCATATCGAGCTGAGGTGCCACGGCCGCTGTGTTTATGTTAACATCCAGAGGGTTGATGAGACCAATACCACCCTCAACTCCGTTTGAAGGAGGATCTTTGACTTCAGTAGCAACAGTTTGATCCTTGCTTAAAGTTCTTGGTATCTTTGATGTGTTAGCCTGATCCCCATTCGACATAGCTGGCCTCTTTCTGTACAACAAAGAAAGAGAATTCTTCAGGAAAAAAAACAACCAACTGATAAAACCTCAAAAGTAAGAAACTAATATAAGCACTCGCCTATTAGTTGAAAACAAAACGCCACGAAGCAATTTTCCATCTATCATTGTTTCAATACTATAACCAACTGGGAATGTCTCGGTGACCCTGGCGTGAAACATCATCTTTACTTGATCAAATTGGCCAGTGTTCAAACCGAAGTTCCCTCTTCCTACAATAAAAGCAATCACAAACAGGCTTGTGATATCCCGCTACAGATAAATGATACCTTACAATGTTTCAATTGAATCTTGACTAGTTTGCTTTAAACACACCTTGATGCTCCATATTGTTTCTGACAAGAGAATTATCGTATAAGGGATTTGCATGACTTTGTTCTtggcatttcagcttcagttgCTTCTTTAGAGACATGCTGCCTACACTCTGATCAAGCCTTGCATCATATCCAAGTCctatcaaccaaaaaaaaaagaaagaataaaagTTTAGAAAGGAAACGCCTGGAGTTTTGGCAATTTGCAAGTTGAACAGAGATTTGTTGAAACCTGTGTGCAAGTAGAACATGTCATCCAGTGCCTCAAGACTTTTATTGCAGCCACCAACAAAGATGAGAAATCCCGCTTTATGAGGATCTAAACAAGCCCCTGCAGAAGAGAATCTAGCAGATGGTCCTTCTCCCATGGCGAGAACCTTTGACCACACACATGTCTCTACAGGTAAGAACGACAAGAAACCAAAAAATGTGAATATGCTATAGATCTCAGAGACACAAAAAACAATATGACAAATGGTTAATCTAAAAACATTTGCCTGCACAGCTTTAGTCCGGACAAGAAATTAGGGGAGGTCCTTGCTTTTATAGAGAGAAAGGACCAAAGCTAATCTCCCTCACAAGTATTAAACTTTGGTATTGAATAGTTTTTTTCAGTTCACATACCGACATCAAGCACATAGAGATCATCGTAAAGATTCTGAGCATCTGTAAACCCTCCAAACACATACAAGTTTCTCCCAAGTGAAACAGTAACATGACCAGCTCGAGGTGTCAACAACTGGCCTGAAGTACTCAGCTCCTTCCACACGAATGTATCTGAAAGTCAAAATGAAAAATCTTATGACATAAAAGAAACACTTACATCAGATAGAACACACACACACTCGTAAGTTTAAAAAAACATGAATTTGAGAAACGCTTTTGCACCTGTATCAAGAATATGAACATCAGACAAGTAATAGTCATGACCATCTTCACCACCAATAACAACGATTTTGTTCTTCCACGATGAGCAAGTGTGGCTATCTCTCGCAGATGGAGGATTCCCAATTGTAACAGCACGTTTCCACACATAAGTCTCTGCACAAGTGTAAAGTTTAGCTCAACCTCGATATAAAACCAATGCATAAGAGATGATGATAACATGGAAAAGATTCACATGCCAATTGAAGAAAGCCATTACCTGTATTAAGTACGTATAGGTCATTGTAATAGATTTCGTCATTAATATCAGAAGATTTCCCACAGCCTCCAAATACAAAAAGCCTTTTCCCAACGAGAGTGGCGCTATGACCTTCTCTTGCCTCAGGTCCCTCTCCTCTAACACTCTGGCACTTCCAAGAATGTGAAGCTAATAACCACAAACGGAAACAAACAAACCAATTCAGTATATGACTACTTCTCAAACAGGAAGAAGTAAGAAGcttgaaagagaaaaagaaaaagcttACAAGTGTCAAGAATGTACAAATCATTGAGAGGTTTAGTTCCATCAGTACCACCAAACACCAAAAGATTGTCGCCGACAGTTGTACAGGTGTGACTGTCCCTAGGAGGAGGAGGTGTTCCACTGATTATTGGTTGAGTCCATATCTGCTTTGCTGCAACAAAGATCACCAGAGTGAGAGAGAGCATGAAAACCACAATAGAGACCAACTCaaaatcatattaatacaaCAAACACTTGCTCAAAAGGGTCAAATCCAAATCATTCAAACACGATGAAATATactggatt
This region of Brassica napus cultivar Da-Ae chromosome C5, Da-Ae, whole genome shotgun sequence genomic DNA includes:
- the LOC106427084 gene encoding rab9 effector protein with kelch motifs-like, with amino-acid sequence MRWERVRQQQVGLGESSCYGGPGKRWGHTCNAIKGGSFLYVFGGYGKDNCQTNQVHVFDSAKQIWTQPIISGTPPPPRDSHTCTTVGDNLLVFGGTDGTKPLNDLYILDTSSHSWKCQSVRGEGPEAREGHSATLVGKRLFVFGGCGKSSDINDEIYYNDLYVLNTETYVWKRAVTIGNPPSARDSHTCSSWKNKIVVIGGEDGHDYYLSDVHILDTDTFVWKELSTSGQLLTPRAGHVTVSLGRNLYVFGGFTDAQNLYDDLYVLDVETCVWSKVLAMGEGPSARFSSAGACLDPHKAGFLIFVGGCNKSLEALDDMFYLHTGLGYDARLDQSVGSMSLKKQLKLKCQEQSHANPLYDNSLVRNNMEHQGRGNFGLNTGQFDQVKMMFHARVTETFPVGYSIETMIDGKLLRGVLFSTNRKRPAMSNGDQANTSKIPRTLSKDQTVATEVKDPPSNGVEGGIGLINPLDVNINTAAVAPQLDMGTVNAVNPSSVAQTDEASLESRNAVSIDVEATKTGPGET